A window of the Enterobacteriaceae bacterium 4M9 genome harbors these coding sequences:
- the fadB gene encoding fatty acid oxidation complex subunit alpha FadB: MLYQGDTLHLNWLDDGIAELVFDAPGSVNKLDTATVASLSQALDVLEKQTNLRGLLLRSTKAAFIVGADITEFLGLFQVPAAQLSEWLHFANGVFSRLEDLPVPTLSAVNGYALGGGCECVLATDYRIATPDARIGLPETKLGIMPGFGGSVRLPRLLGADSALEIIAAGKDVDAKDALKRGLVDAIVAPEALQEAALSVLRQAIDGSLDWQAKRAPKYQPLKLSKIEAAMSFSTAKAMVMQVAGKHYPAPITAVKTIEAAARLGRDEALVLENKSFVPLAHSDEARALVGIFLNDQYLKGLAKKLTRDVEPPRQAAVLGAGIMGGGIAYQSAWKGVPVLMKDINDKALELGMREASKLLNKQLERGKIDGLKLAGVISTIHPTLDYSGFERVDAVVEAVVENPKVKKAVLAELEGKVRPDAIIASNTSTIPINELASVLQRPENFCGMHFFNPVHRMPLVEIIRGEKTAESTIARIVAWASKMGKTPIVVNDCPGFFVNRVLFPYFAGFGQLLRDGADFRQVDKVMEKKFGWPMGPAQLLDVVGIDTAHHAQAVMAAGFPQRMAKDYRDAVDAMFDAGRYGQKNGKGFWRYEEDKKGKPRRVEDDATDALLADIAQPRKSFSDEEIIARMMIPMVNEVVRCLEEGIIASPAEADMALVYGLGFPPFHGGVFRWLDTLGSARFLDMAQQYQHLGALYEVTDGLRNKAQHHDSYYPPVAAAKPVSAAKYA; encoded by the coding sequence ATGCTCTATCAAGGCGACACCCTGCACCTCAACTGGCTGGACGACGGCATTGCCGAGCTGGTCTTCGACGCGCCTGGTTCGGTAAACAAACTCGATACCGCCACGGTCGCAAGCTTGTCCCAGGCACTCGACGTGCTTGAAAAACAAACCAACCTGCGCGGGCTTCTGCTGCGCTCGACCAAAGCTGCGTTCATTGTTGGTGCAGATATCACTGAATTCCTCGGGCTGTTCCAGGTACCTGCGGCACAGCTCTCAGAATGGCTACACTTTGCCAACGGCGTATTCAGCCGCCTGGAAGATTTACCGGTGCCAACGCTTTCTGCCGTTAATGGCTACGCGCTGGGCGGCGGTTGCGAGTGCGTGCTGGCCACTGATTATCGTATTGCCACACCTGATGCCCGCATCGGCCTGCCGGAAACCAAACTGGGTATCATGCCTGGCTTTGGCGGTTCGGTTCGCCTGCCGCGCCTGCTGGGCGCCGACAGCGCGCTGGAAATCATTGCGGCCGGTAAAGATGTGGATGCCAAAGACGCCTTAAAACGCGGCCTGGTTGATGCCATTGTCGCGCCAGAGGCCTTACAGGAGGCGGCACTGAGCGTCTTGCGCCAGGCCATTGACGGCAGTCTCGACTGGCAGGCAAAACGCGCACCGAAATACCAGCCGTTGAAGCTGAGTAAAATTGAAGCCGCCATGAGCTTTAGCACCGCAAAAGCAATGGTGATGCAGGTAGCTGGCAAACACTATCCGGCACCCATCACTGCGGTGAAAACCATTGAAGCTGCCGCCCGCCTTGGGCGTGATGAAGCACTGGTTCTTGAGAATAAAAGCTTCGTGCCGCTGGCCCATTCCGATGAAGCGCGCGCGCTGGTTGGCATCTTCCTTAACGATCAATATCTGAAAGGGCTTGCCAAAAAGCTGACCCGGGATGTCGAGCCACCGCGCCAGGCCGCGGTACTCGGTGCCGGCATTATGGGTGGCGGTATCGCCTACCAGAGCGCCTGGAAAGGTGTGCCGGTGCTGATGAAAGACATCAACGATAAAGCGCTGGAGCTTGGTATGCGCGAAGCGAGCAAGTTGCTCAATAAGCAGCTCGAGCGCGGCAAAATCGACGGACTGAAGCTCGCTGGCGTCATCTCCACCATTCACCCGACGCTGGATTACAGCGGTTTTGAGCGCGTGGACGCCGTAGTCGAAGCTGTCGTGGAAAACCCGAAGGTGAAAAAGGCCGTGCTGGCGGAGCTTGAAGGTAAAGTCAGGCCAGATGCGATTATCGCCTCCAACACCTCCACTATTCCTATTAACGAGCTGGCAAGCGTGCTGCAACGTCCGGAAAACTTCTGCGGCATGCACTTTTTCAACCCGGTGCACCGTATGCCGCTGGTTGAGATTATTCGCGGTGAAAAAACCGCCGAATCCACCATCGCGCGCATTGTTGCCTGGGCCAGCAAAATGGGCAAAACCCCGATTGTGGTGAACGACTGCCCGGGGTTCTTCGTTAACCGCGTTCTGTTCCCTTACTTTGCAGGCTTCGGACAGCTGCTGCGCGACGGTGCAGATTTCCGCCAGGTCGACAAAGTGATGGAGAAAAAATTTGGCTGGCCTATGGGCCCGGCACAGTTACTGGACGTAGTCGGTATTGATACCGCGCACCATGCACAAGCCGTCATGGCCGCAGGTTTCCCGCAGCGTATGGCCAAAGATTACCGTGACGCGGTCGACGCCATGTTTGATGCTGGCCGTTACGGTCAGAAAAATGGCAAAGGCTTCTGGCGTTATGAAGAAGACAAAAAAGGCAAACCACGTCGTGTAGAAGACGACGCGACCGATGCGCTGCTGGCGGATATCGCACAGCCGCGTAAATCCTTCAGCGATGAAGAAATCATTGCCCGCATGATGATTCCAATGGTCAACGAAGTGGTACGTTGCCTGGAAGAAGGCATCATTGCCAGCCCCGCAGAAGCCGATATGGCGCTGGTCTATGGCCTTGGTTTCCCGCCCTTCCACGGCGGCGTTTTCCGCTGGCTGGACACGCTGGGCAGCGCGCGCTTCCTCGACATGGCCCAGCAGTATCAGCACCTCGGCGCATTGTATGAAGTGACCGACGGGCTGCGTAATAAAGCGCAGCACCACGATAGCTACTATCCCCCCGTCGCTGCGGCAAAGCCGGTCAGCGCCGCGAAATACGCCTGA
- the fadA gene encoding acetyl-CoA C-acyltransferase FadA has product MEKVVIVDAIRTPMGRSKEGAFRNVRAEDLSAHLMRGLLARNPALEEHTLDDIYWGCVQQTLEQGFNIARNAALLAEIPVTVPAVTVNRLCGSSMQALHDASRMIMTGDAHACLVGGVEHMGHVPMSHGVDFHPGLGRTVAKAAGMMGLTAEMLARMHDISRDMQDAFAVRSHQRAWAATQAGRFRDEILPTSGHDAAGVLKSFNYDEVIRPETSLESLAALRPAFDPVNGTVTAGTSSALSDGAAALLVMSESRAKSLGLTPKARVRSMAVAGCDPSTMGYGPVPASKLALKKAGLSVDDIDLFEMNEAFAAQILPCIKDLGLMDKIDEKINLNGGAIALGHPLGCSGARITTTLLNQMARQDAQFGLATMCIGLGQGIATVFERV; this is encoded by the coding sequence ATGGAAAAGGTTGTCATTGTTGACGCAATCCGCACGCCGATGGGCCGCTCAAAAGAAGGTGCGTTCCGTAACGTACGTGCAGAAGATCTCTCGGCTCACCTGATGCGCGGCCTGCTGGCGCGCAACCCGGCGCTGGAAGAGCACACGCTGGATGACATTTACTGGGGCTGTGTGCAACAAACGCTGGAGCAGGGTTTTAACATTGCCCGCAACGCCGCACTGCTGGCCGAAATCCCGGTGACGGTGCCTGCCGTTACCGTTAACCGCCTGTGTGGCTCCTCCATGCAGGCGCTGCACGATGCCAGCCGCATGATTATGACGGGTGATGCCCATGCCTGCCTGGTCGGTGGCGTTGAGCATATGGGCCATGTTCCCATGAGTCACGGCGTGGATTTTCATCCGGGGCTTGGGCGCACGGTTGCTAAAGCGGCAGGCATGATGGGGCTGACAGCAGAAATGCTGGCACGTATGCACGACATCAGCCGTGACATGCAGGATGCCTTCGCGGTGCGCTCACATCAGCGTGCCTGGGCTGCCACGCAGGCCGGTCGTTTTCGCGATGAAATTCTGCCAACCTCCGGTCACGACGCAGCCGGTGTGCTCAAATCATTCAATTACGACGAAGTCATTCGCCCGGAAACCAGTCTTGAAAGCCTGGCGGCACTCAGGCCTGCCTTTGATCCGGTTAACGGCACCGTGACGGCGGGGACATCGTCCGCGCTTTCCGATGGTGCAGCGGCACTGCTGGTGATGAGCGAATCGCGTGCTAAATCCCTGGGCCTGACGCCGAAAGCACGCGTGCGTTCTATGGCTGTTGCTGGCTGCGACCCATCAACCATGGGCTACGGTCCGGTGCCTGCCTCAAAACTGGCGCTGAAAAAAGCCGGACTGAGCGTGGATGACATTGACCTGTTTGAGATGAACGAAGCCTTCGCTGCACAGATCCTGCCGTGCATTAAAGATCTGGGGCTGATGGATAAGATCGATGAGAAAATAAACCTGAACGGCGGTGCTATTGCACTGGGTCACCCGCTTGGCTGCTCAGGTGCACGTATTACCACCACACTTCTTAATCAGATGGCACGCCAGGACGCTCAGTTCGGGCTGGCGACAATGTGTATCGGATTAGGTCAGGGGATTGCCACAGTGTTTGAGCGCGTCTGA
- the fre gene encoding NAD(P)H-flavin reductase → MTILSCKVTSVDAITDTVYRVRLEPESDVSFRAGQYLMVVMDERDKRPFSMASTPSEHQFIELHIGASELNLYAMAVMDRILQRQTIEVDIPHGDAWLRDDEERPLVLIAGGTGFSYVRSILLSALERNPQREIALYWGGRESKHLYDLAELESLSVKHPGLRIEAVVEQPEEGWRGRTGTVLTAVMQDYGSLAECDIYIAGRFEMAKIARDLFCNERSAREDRMFGDAFAFI, encoded by the coding sequence ATGACAATCTTAAGCTGTAAAGTGACATCGGTGGATGCGATTACTGATACTGTTTATCGGGTCCGCCTGGAGCCTGAAAGTGATGTGTCCTTTCGCGCGGGCCAGTACCTGATGGTAGTGATGGATGAGCGTGATAAGCGTCCGTTCTCAATGGCTTCCACGCCATCAGAGCACCAGTTTATTGAACTTCATATCGGCGCGTCTGAGCTTAACCTGTACGCGATGGCGGTGATGGACAGAATACTGCAACGCCAGACTATCGAGGTCGATATTCCTCATGGCGATGCGTGGCTGCGCGATGACGAAGAGCGCCCGCTGGTGCTGATTGCCGGTGGCACGGGCTTCTCGTATGTGCGCTCTATTTTGTTAAGTGCGCTGGAGCGTAATCCACAGCGTGAAATCGCCCTGTACTGGGGCGGACGTGAGAGTAAACATCTTTATGACCTGGCAGAGCTGGAATCGCTGTCGGTTAAGCATCCGGGGCTGCGTATTGAGGCGGTGGTGGAGCAGCCGGAAGAAGGCTGGCGCGGGCGCACTGGCACGGTGTTGACTGCCGTGATGCAGGATTACGGTTCGCTTGCCGAGTGTGATATCTACATTGCTGGTCGTTTTGAAATGGCAAAAATCGCCCGCGATTTGTTTTGCAATGAACGCAGCGCGCGCGAAGACCGCATGTTCGGCGACGCTTTTGCCTTTATCTGA
- the ubiD gene encoding 4-hydroxy-3-polyprenylbenzoate decarboxylase, with the protein MKYHDLREFLTLLEQQGELKRITLPVDPHLEMTEIADRTLRAGGPALLFENPVGYKMPVLCNLFGTPKRVAMGMGQDDVSSLREVGKLLAFLKEPEPPKGFRDLFDKLPQYKQVLNMPTKRLRSAPCQEKVQTGADVDLTQIPIMQCWPEDAAPLITWGLVVTRGPHKERQNLGIYRQQLLGKNKLIMRWLSHRGGALDFQEWCTAHPGERFPVSVALGADPATILGAVTPVPDTLSEYAFAGLLRGTKSEVVKCLSNDLEVPASAEIILEGYIEPGEMAPEGPYGDHTGYYNEVDNFPVFTVTHVTRREDAIYHSTYTGRPPDEPAVLGVALNEVFVPILQKQFPEIVDFYLPPEGCSYRLAVVTMKKQYAGHAKRVMMGVWSFLRQFMYTKFVIVCDDDVNARDWNDVIWAITTRMDPARDTVLVENTPIDYLDFASPVSGLGSKMGMDATNKWPGETDREWGRPIKKDPQVIERVDAIWEELAIFK; encoded by the coding sequence ATGAAATATCACGATTTACGCGAATTTCTTACGCTGCTGGAGCAGCAGGGCGAACTCAAACGTATAACGCTGCCCGTAGACCCGCACCTGGAAATGACAGAGATTGCTGACCGCACGCTGCGCGCGGGCGGGCCAGCGCTGCTGTTTGAAAACCCCGTTGGTTACAAGATGCCTGTGTTGTGCAACCTGTTTGGTACGCCAAAGCGCGTGGCGATGGGTATGGGGCAGGACGATGTCTCTTCGCTGCGTGAAGTGGGCAAGCTGTTAGCCTTCCTGAAAGAGCCCGAACCGCCAAAAGGTTTTCGCGATCTTTTTGACAAACTGCCGCAGTACAAGCAGGTGCTGAACATGCCAACGAAGCGGTTGCGCAGCGCCCCTTGTCAGGAAAAAGTGCAAACTGGCGCTGACGTTGATTTAACCCAGATTCCCATCATGCAGTGCTGGCCGGAAGACGCCGCGCCGCTGATTACCTGGGGGCTGGTCGTTACGCGTGGGCCGCACAAAGAGCGCCAGAATCTGGGCATTTATCGCCAGCAGTTGCTGGGGAAAAACAAGCTGATTATGCGCTGGCTGTCACACCGGGGCGGCGCGCTGGATTTTCAGGAGTGGTGCACGGCACATCCGGGTGAACGCTTCCCGGTGTCAGTGGCGCTGGGTGCTGATCCGGCGACCATTCTCGGTGCGGTAACGCCGGTGCCGGATACGCTTTCTGAATACGCCTTTGCCGGATTGCTGCGCGGCACCAAAAGCGAAGTGGTGAAGTGCCTGTCTAACGATCTGGAAGTGCCCGCCAGTGCGGAAATCATCCTTGAAGGCTACATTGAGCCAGGCGAGATGGCACCGGAAGGGCCATACGGCGACCATACCGGTTACTACAATGAAGTGGATAATTTCCCGGTCTTTACCGTAACGCACGTAACAAGGCGCGAAGACGCAATCTATCACTCCACTTATACCGGCAGGCCGCCAGATGAACCAGCGGTGCTCGGCGTGGCGCTCAATGAGGTCTTCGTGCCCATTTTGCAAAAGCAGTTCCCGGAGATTGTCGATTTCTATCTGCCGCCGGAAGGGTGTTCATACCGCCTGGCCGTCGTCACGATGAAAAAGCAGTATGCGGGCCACGCCAAACGCGTAATGATGGGCGTGTGGTCTTTCCTGCGCCAGTTTATGTACACCAAGTTTGTCATTGTCTGTGACGATGACGTGAATGCGCGTGACTGGAACGATGTAATCTGGGCAATCACCACGCGCATGGACCCGGCGCGTGATACCGTGTTGGTCGAAAACACGCCCATTGATTATCTCGATTTCGCCTCACCGGTTTCCGGGCTGGGGTCGAAAATGGGAATGGATGCGACCAACAAATGGCCAGGAGAGACGGACCGCGAATGGGGCCGTCCGATTAAAAAAGATCCTCAGGTCATTGAGCGCGTTGACGCTATCTGGGAAGAACTGGCTATTTTTAAGTAA